One window of the Pseudochaenichthys georgianus chromosome 21, fPseGeo1.2, whole genome shotgun sequence genome contains the following:
- the LOC139435993 gene encoding general transcription factor II-I repeat domain-containing protein 2B-like produces the protein MVESAALLCPEKREAFENIPLSRHIVTRRMEDIAENLEFQLQSKRYPNLTGKNVGLLKRMQDKVSELNAEQKLVFIHCIIHQQALCKSVLTLSHVVDVVTTTVNFIRARALNHRQFVSLLEEQESEHGDVRYHTAVRWLSLGKVLKRFWVLKSEIKEFCEMKGKTIPELSDKDWMADLTCAVDVTAMMNALNTQLQGKGLFAHEMHSHVKAFMTTLQLISRQLGSNNLEHMKTLKEVKPSADHRHRYSSMLGALHDEFSRRFQDFKKVEDEMQLVSSPFTCSVDSAPTDVQLELIDLQSDSLLKEHFKSASLLEFYSALKEENFPNMRRHAQKMLVLFGSTYTCEQTFSVMKFTKSRYRSSLTDEHLSAVLRISTSDIQPDFDGLVKA, from the exons ATGGTCGAGTCTGCAGCACTGCTATGCCCAGAGAAAAGAGAAGCGTTTGAAAACATCCCGCTGTCCCGCCACATCGTGACGAGAAGGATGGAGGACATCGCAGAGAATCTGGAGTTTCAGCTGCAAA GTAAACGATATCCGAATTTGACAGGGAAAAATGTTGGGCTTTTGAAAAGAATGCAAGATAAAGTGAGTGAACTCAACGCAGAGCAGAAATTGGTGTTTATACATTGTATTATTCATCAGCAAGCGTTGTGCAAGTCAGTGCTAACACTTAGCCATGTGGTTGATGTTGTTACTACAACAGTTAATTTCATCAGAGCGCGAGCATTAAATCACAGGCAGTTTGTTTCACTATTGGAGGAGCAAGAGAGCGAACATGGTGATGTCAGGTACCACACAGCTGTCAGGTGGCTCAGCCTGGGCAAAGTGCTGAAAAGGTTTTGGGTTCTGAAATCAGAGATAAAAGAGTTTTGTGAGATGAAAGGCAAAACCATCCCCGAGCTGTCTGATAAGGACTGGATGGCAGATTTAACATGTGCTGTTGATGTGACTGCAATGATGAATGCACTGAACACACAACTGCAGGGCAAGGGCCTTTTTGCTCATGAAATGCATAGCCATGTGAAAGCCTTCATGACAACGTTGCAATTAATTTCAAGGCAACTAGGCAGCAACAATCTCGAACACATGAAAACCCTGAAAGAAGTCAAACCATCAGCTGATCACCGGCACAGGTACTCATCCATGTTAGGAGCACTGCATGATGAATTTTCAAGgcgttttcaagatttcaaaaaGGTTGAGGATGAaatgcagctggtttcctctccCTTTACCTGCAGTGTTGATAGTGCACCCACTGATGTTCAGCTTGAACTCATTGACCTGCAGTCTGATTCACTACTGAAAGAGCACTTTAAGTCAGCATCACTGCTAGAGTTCTACTCTGCTCTCAAGGAGGAGAACTTTCCAAACATGAGGAGACATGCTCAGAAGATGTTGGTTCTCTTTGGATCCACCTACACATGTGAACAGACATTCTCAGTCATGAAGTTTACCAAATCCAGGTACAGATCCTCTCTCACTGATGAACATCTGTCAGCTGTGCTTCGCATCTCCACCTCAGACATTCAACCTGACTTTGATGGACTTGTTAAAGCTTAA